In the genome of Acaryochloris sp. CCMEE 5410, the window CCCCTAATTGCTCAATCCACCGTGTGGCGGGATAAGTCCAATCAGATTGCCCCCATTCGGATTATTGGCTTTAACCCCGAAGATACCCTGTTTCGACCGCGTACTCTTTTGGAAGGAACCCTAAAGGATATCCAACAGCCCTATAAAATCTTTGTAGATCAAGCCGATCTTAAACTCCTGGATGTCTCAGCAGTCGGTGATCGGGCTGAAATAGGATCCTACGAAGGAGAGATTAAAGGGATTACAACCGGGACCCGCTCGATTGTGGCAAGTCCTTATATTTTTACGTCTTTACCGAATGCTACGGCCTATCTGAACTCTCCCATCGCTAAACCGGATGAGACCCCACCGGATCCGCCTGATTTAACGGATCAAAACCGGATTACCTATATTTTGGTCAAAGCGAAATCCGGTGAAAACCTTTCCGCCCTGAAAGATCGCCTAGAAGAGGCCCTACCGGGTACCAAAGCCTTTACGCAAACTGAACTCACAGAATTAACCCAAACCTATTGGCAGCAGAGTACTGGGGTCGGCTATATCTTGGGTTTAGGTGCAGTGGTAGGCATTGTGGTTGGAACCGTTGTGGTGGGCCAAATTCTCTATTCCTCCGTCACGGACCATCTGCGGGAGTTTGGCACCATGAAGGCCATGGGCTCGTCTGATTGGTATATCTATCGCGTCATCTTAGAGCAGGCACTGTGGATGGCGGTGTTGGGATATTTGCCAGGTATGGGACTTTGTGTAGGCTTAGGGGCTTGGACAATTCAGGCTCAAGCGATTCAGATCTTGATTAGTCCGGCAACGGCGGCCGGGGTTTTTGTCGTCACCGTCGCCATGTGTAGTGGAGCAGCGATCTTTGCCATTCAAAAAGTGACTCGACTCGATCCAGCCCTCGTCTTTAAGTCGTAAACTGATTCGGAAACAAAACTGACTCAACTGGGAAACCTGTCAAGAGAGATATACCTGATGCAACTTGCTTTTCGCCAACGACCTCAACCGATGACATTGATGCCCTCCACTCCTGATACTGCTGGTGATCTGGCCACGCCTGCCATTCAGGCCAAAGGTATTGAAATGGCATTCCAAGTCGGCGATCAGCAATTCAAGGTTTTGAAAGGCATTGATCTAGAAATTAAGACTGGGGATGTCGAATTACTGATGGGGCCGTCAGGCTCGGGGAAAACGACGCTGTTGTCCATCTTGGGAGGAATCCTGACTCCCACGAGTGGGCAGGTTTCCTTACTCGGCCAAAGCATCACGGGACTACCTCGCCATAAGCTTTCCAAGTTTCGCTTGCAGAATATCGGCTTTATTTTTCAGGGTTTTAATCTCTTTCCTGCCCTGACGGCGGCGGAGAATATTGAAGCGACCCTGAATTTAAAGGGGATTCGCGGTCGGGCCGCAAAGAAGCAATCGATCAAGCTACTCAGGCAAGTAGGGCTGGCGGATAAAACCCGAAGTCTGCCGCGGGACTTGTCTGGGGGGCAAAAGCAACGGGTTGCGATCGCACGAGCGTTAGCCGGAAATCCCAAGCTGATTCTGGCAGACGAACCCACGGCTGCCCTAGACTCTCAGCGGGGCCATACGATTATGGAACTGCTGCGCAAATTAGCCAAGGAAGAAGGCTGCACGGTTCTCATGGTCACCCATGACCCCCGAATTATGGATATCGCCGATCGCGTCGTCTATGTAGAAGATGGGCTGATCACACCTAAGCCTGCCAACCTCTCCTTTGCGCATGATCCTTAGTGATGGATCTTGGCCTCATTGATACAAAAGGGTAAGAAGAAAAAGAATAATGGTGGAGTCGGATGGCGGTAGTAATTTTAGCTTTCAGTTAACTGCTTGTGCTCCGCCATGGCAACACAGTGTTAGACAACTTGCAAACCAATAGCTTAAGCGCTAGGGCAAAGACTTATGGTGAATGAAATCCTGTTTTGGTCCAAAATCGCCTTGTCTCCCGGATAGAATCTTTTTCTGGATAGCGAGTGTCATTCAAATCCAGACGAACACAAGTTGCACGACCAACTGCGGTCATTCCCTTTATCAACATACCTTGATCGACCCAAGTGAAATGCTCATCCCATTTCTGTAATCGAGGATTAAAGATAGGCACTGTAGCTTGTGACTCTGGATCAATGCTTGCAACAAAGTTATAACGTCTTTCATTGCAGCGACGACATGCCAGTGCAAGATTCTCAAGATCATCAGATCCACTTAAAGATTTGGGTGTAATGTGATCAATCGTAAAGCGGCTTGCACTCAGACGCTCTGATGAATGGCAATATTCGCACAAATACTTGGCTTGTTCTCGGACTGCCCTTTTCGTTTCATCGCTAATTGGCATGCTGAGCCGCAAGCATTGCGTTCATATGGGTAAAAATGCGATCTAATTCTGATATGGCATCTAGCTCTGCTATTTCCTCAAGGGAAAGTTGGTCAGCCTTTTTTTTATCTAGCAGACTTTCCATGCGAAGTTGAAGCGTATCAGTGAATTTAAACAAATACCAATTACCGACTGGTTCGAGCCGAATTTCGTGTATCAACGAGGATGGCTGTTTCAGTGTTGTAACCATTTTTTCTTTCTGAAACCGTAGTTGCAGATATTTAGAGTTCAATTACATCGTCATTCTAACTTGGCAAACCTGACCGACTCAGAATGCAGAAAGACCGTGGTGTTCAATAGAGTGATCAACCGTTCATCGTCACTCAATAGAAACTGCGATCGCACGAGCGTTAGCCGGAAACCCCAAGCTAATTCTGGCAGACGAACCCACTGCTGCACTGGACTCCCAACGAGGCCATACGATTATGGAATTGCTGCGTAAATTGGCCAAGGAAGAAGGTTGCACGGTTCTAATGGTTACCCATGACCCCCGAATTATGGATATCGCCGATCGGGTGGTCTATGTAGAAGATGGACTGATTACACCGAAACCTGCTAATCCTTCTTTTGTGCATGAGTCTTAGTTCCGGATCTTAGCCAATCTATAAAGACCGATCAAAACGAGAGAAATATCAGTCAAGATCCAAATTGCTCTAAGTTTTTATCAATTTCGAACATCGCAGATTGCACACACGTTATTAAATCTTTCTGAATCTCATTCTGAGTTTTATAGACTACGCGTTTATCGATCCTGGACAAAGATTGTCTGTGTATGACTCTTACTCCTATCCAACCGCTGGTCTTCAATAACTCTACTTCCCAATGATGCTTGCTTATCTGTAGCTCACGGAAAATATATTCGACCAAAGCCTCCCTAGAAATATTTTTTGGCTTCTTTCTACTAACCATTGAATACTAGGGTCATTATATGAATTTGAAATTATTAGTTTTCAGATGAAAATTAGATAAATGCCTTAAAACTCACCTTCAAGAATGAATTGAGTTTGTGTTGAATGTTCACGTATGAAGTCAACAATCGCCTCCAGCATGGCAATATACCATTCATCTGAAGCAGTTTTATCAGACTCCTTAAGCAATTTGATGTTCTTCTCTAATAGATCAAGATCGCTCTTGTTTAAAATCAGAAGATCACCGTCACAATCATCGTGCTTAGTCGTATATACGTACCTAAGGTTTTCGCTCTCATCATCGTCTTCATATCGAATGAGATGATATTCTCCAATACCTAACTCCGTATTGATTCTATGCATCTCGGAAGCTTGAGTCCCAAATCCATATTTCCAAACAATCTCGTATTCATCGCCAATCTTACATTCAATATATCTACCCATAAATGCTCTGTAGTGAAATTGAATAATTGATAATAAGATGCCTTGAATTCAATCTTTTACTAATAGTACTTGTGGCTTGCATTAAAACGCTCTGGTAAATGGCAATATTCACACAAATACTTGGCTCGTTCTCGGCATGCTCTTTTCGTTTCATCGCTAATTGGCATGCTGAGCCGCAAGCATTGCGTTCATATGGGTAAAAATTCGATCTAATTCTGATATGGCTATTTCCTCAAGGGAAAGTTGGTCTGCCTTTGTTTTATCTAACAGACTTTCCATACGAAGTTGAAGCGTGTCACTGAATTTGAACAAATACCAAGTATCGACTGGTTCGAGCCGAATTTTGTGTATCAACGAGGATGGCTGTTTCAGTGTTGTAACCATTTTTTCCGTTCTGAAACCGTAGTTGCAGATAGTTTGAGTTCAATTACATCGTCATTCTAACTTGGCAAACTTGACCAGTTCAGAAGGTAGAAAATCCGTGGCCTTTAGTAGAGCGATCAACTGCTCATCGTCTCTCGATAGGAGTTGAGATCGCACGAGCGTTTGCTGGAAATTAAAGTCAAACAGAGTTTTACTATTCGAGTTGCCAACTGGGAGGGAAAGTGTTTATTCATAGGGAAAATTGACAACTCCATGAATCATTAATCCTTTCTCAGGCTTCTCGCTCCAAAATGATAGACCGCACTATGTCCAATCCGAAGGGTCCAAGGCTGAGCATCGGGTTGACGTTCAAAGAGCCAATCGGTTGCCCCATGAGCGTTTCATTAACCTCAAACTCTCCAGTTTCAATATCGATCGCCACGATTTTGCCCTCATTTTCTGCTTCGACTTGTTGCCGAATGCCAGACTCGTAGAGTTCTTGCCCACGTCTGGCTAACTCTTCCTTACTGTGGCGTCGTTGGCGAACTGCCATGGGTAGCTCCGAGACTTTGATTTATCGCATTGTTATACGCTGTTTTGGGAGGCATATAGATGCCAGTCGAACAAATGGGAATCGCCCCTATTGTAAGTGTCACCATAGTAGTTGAGCATCGATTCGTTGTCATTCAATAGTGGTTGATTGCGAATACCCATCAATGCGTTGCGGATAGCGGCAATAATATCTGATCCAACAAATCCGAACACGTCTGTAATGTCGTTTGAAGTGAAAACAGCACCATCGGTGGCTACCCACATCACGCCACCTTGTTTGTGTGTAAATGCAATACCTATAAATTTTGTACGGAGTAAAGATTGCCATCTTTCCGCATAAGCACATAGCGGCTGAACGAGTTGAAAATGTATGTCATTGGCCGCACATTCCAAGCCGATTGATGATTCAGGATGAATGTGAATATCATTGAACGAATCTAAGATGTCCCAACCTATGTGGTTATGGTGGTTTGAGGATGGGTGAAAGCCACGTGATTCACCTGTCCATCCAGCGGCAATGAACTGAGATTCGAACTCTGGTGGTGGTTTAATCACGATTCACTTAGCTTAGGTGGTTGACTATGCTGACAAGTGGAAAATTTGCCCGATTTAAGTAAAGCATGGGGCAAAGAGCTGAGCTAGATCGCACGAGCGTTAGCCGGAAACCCCAAGCTAATTCTGGCAGACGAACCCACTGCTGCACTGGACTCCCAACGAGGCCATACGATTATGGAATTGCTGCGTAAATTAGCAAAGGAAGAAGGCTGCACGGTCCTCATGGTCACCCATGACCCTCGAATTATGGATATTGCTGATCGGGTGGTCTATGTAGAAGATGGACTGATTACACCAAAACCTGCCAATCCTTCTTTTGTGCATGAGCCTTAGTGATGGATCTGGTCTTCGTTGGGTGAGCCAAGATAAAAAAATAATGCCACGCATGTATTGGGTTACCACCAGCGATACTCAATTTCAGAAAATATTACCGTCGGTAACTCTGGCGCATATGGTTGTTGGGTTACGGCTTGAAGATTCTATCCTGTGAGATGCCCCCACGTACTGATGATGTCATCAACATCCGAATCGGCTTCAACAATTACTGCTGGGCAGCCAGTGTCAGGGACAATAGCGATCGGGCCACATTGTTGAGCAATACGCTGCGCGACTTTGATAATGAGTTCAGGCCACCCTTTTTCGAAAAAGTATTCGCAAGGTTCATCGGGCGAGGTGTATTTCAGGACTTTGACTATCGTCCAAGGCCCGTCTTCCAGTGAATTTGGATCATTAATCTGTGCCTGCCAAACTCCTCCGCTGGTGTTGAACGACACACTGTGATCGGTCAGTGTTTCAAGAGCCATCTGGAGCTGATTCGGCGTAGGTGGAGAGCCATTGGCTCTTGGTACGGAATGCCCTTCTTCGGCAAGCCATTCGCGTACTTCGCTGGTTACGGGAAATGCGGAATAGAGAACGCCCATTACTGTTTTGCTGGTTGTGGTGTGTAGGAAAGTGCTGAACTTTATCGCATAACGGATTGTGGTCAGGGGCGCGAAAAATAATGAAAAAAGACACGACAAACAGCTTGCTTCAAGCGTCCCTTGCACCACCATGTTAGGCCGTGACAAATTTAGATCGCAACTCATTTGGACATCTCTCAGTAATGCAAATAACCCCCCAAGGCTGGTCTTTTCCTCTGCCGGAAATACCCTGGATCGTAATGAACAAGTCAAACGCAGTAGCTGCACTTTTTGCAACAAACGCAAGCACTGCTGTATCGGAACATGACGCTGATACCGTCGAGTGTATCCAACGCGGGTCATGGTGAACATGGAAATCAAATTCAAGGCCCTGTGCTGTGTCACGAGCAAATGTGTAATCTGTGAGGCCTGTACCGGAGAAAACTATACTGGCTGCTTCGTCAACAGTGCCTTGAAATTTGTAAGGTGGGTCGCTTTTTCCGAGATGGGAGACGGAAATGTCATGCCCCTCTAATGCACTTAGGAATCTACTAACCTGCGACATTGTCGGCTTTGCAATGTATGCATAGAGGATGTAGGACATAGCTGCCTAACTACTAATTATATGGATGGTAGCTGATATACTCCGAACGAGTTGAAAGTTTACTTTTTAGATGAGCTTCAAATTCCTTGGTAGAGAGAGTTATAGCTCAATCTGAAATGTTAAGCTCTCAGCCGTTGACAGTATAACACTGGCTGTAGGGGTATTATCCGCCAACTATCGTATAAATCTAGAGGTTAGGGCATTATCAAGCCAACGCCGGATATACTCTAGACGGCTAAGATATTAACTTTCTTAAAGGACTGAAACTTGAGTGATAGAAGGCTGACTGCCTGACAGATCTTTGTATTCCATAGCTCATAAAGCTTTGCACTGTAGAGAGCGGATACGAGAGAACCAGATTTTGTTGTAGTGTTTCTTTTGAGCTTTTTTAGAGGCAAAACACGGTTGCGGATCCTTGGTGAATAAGGGGACTGGCATCAACAACTCCCGTCCTTTATGGACCACCCCCTTGAGCCACCGCAATCCAATCTTGAGATAGCTAATGCCTCTGTGCCAATGGGGATCAACCTGTTGGCGTAGCCCTTTAATATGAACAGCCATCCCCTGAGCCGTGCTGTATAGCAGTGCCACAGCAGCAATCAGGTACAGCCTCTCCAGAGCATCAGCACAGCGAATTTTCGACTCTTCAAGCTCAAACACACCAGATTTACTATCGAGGAATAATTCTTCCACCCGAAACCTCAAGGCGTATTGCCACAAGGTTTGTAACGAGGGTGATTCATCTGTAATCACTGCCCATGGTTCTTTTACGCCTCGGATATTCGCCAGTACCAAATTGCACCGATAGAGGCCATCATCCCAAAGCCCGACATTACGGTAGAGGAGAGCTTCTCCTTTGGATGGCCATAACCTACGGACTTCTCTTGGACATTGACGGGGGCCATGGAGAAGGACATCACATGGGATACGCAGACAGTAATGCCAACGGCTCTGCTGTAACCAGCTCATCAGTTGATGGTTCGCGAACCCACGATCTGCTAACAACATGACATCTGGATGCTGCCGTAATAACCAACGGGCCTGACGCAATAGCGGTTGATATTCCTCAAAAGCAACCGCCGCACTCTTGTGCTCTAATACTTTCCATAACAACGGTACTGCTCTGCCACAGCAGACAACGGATACATGAATCATGCAGTATTCATTCCATAAAACCGTGGTATCCATCGCTAGGTAAAGGCGATGGGTTCGCCAGTTCTTAAGCGCTAGAAGGACCAAAGGGACATACAGTTTGTGGACATCAATGAGCGGATTGCACAGAAAGCGTTGCCAGCGACGCTCGACACTTTGGGCTTTTTTTGCTCGGCAGGGGACATAGGATTCCCAAGCAGATAAGCATAATCGTTCACTGCAGATTAAGGCGCTCACCATCCATCCCAGGGTCATGAGATGACGCAAATCTCGATAATGGCTGTGTTGACGTAAAAAGGAGAACAGTTGACGATAAATTTGGGTGGAGCCTGACATTTGAGTAACGCTGATTTGTGCTTAAATCTAGCTTCACATGTCGCTCCACTCTTTTCTCAAAGACTATGAAAATAAAGGCTTTGAGATACTTCTGTCAGGCAGTCAGGATAGAAGGCTTGTGAGTTTCGCCTTATGCTCACCATTGCACTGGTCGAGGCACTGTTGAATGGCCCCTTTGAAGGCGGGAAAATCAGCATAATACTTCGAGTAGAGACATTCTTTGCGCACAAAGCGCCAGAGCCGCTCAATCAAATTCAACTGGGGTGAATAGGCGGGCAAATAGACTAACTCAATATCGACGATCTCGGCAAAGTCTGTCACCAGTTGGCATTTTTGATATCGAGCATTGTCTAAAATCACGCTGATGGGTATGACTGGATCGAGTAGTGCGAGCTTGGCTAGCAACAGACACATGCTATGAGAGTTGATGTAGGTGTGGTTGGTGATGCTGATGACGTCTTTGGTGATGGCGTTGAGTGCACCGAGAACATTGAATCGTTGACGACCAGAAGCAGAGGGAATGAAGATCCGACGGATGCACCAGAGAAACCCCAGATAAGCCCGGTGAACAAAATGAGCAGCATCCACAAAAAAGCTTTGGAGATGACAAGGCGCTTCAAATCTAGAGTCAGTAGTAGATGTAGCAGTCTAATTTCAAAGAAAATAGGGTGGTCGAAACGACTACCCTATCCAAAATATGTTGCCAACATGCTACCAAAAAGTACTACGTGCTCACCTGAGCGAAAGCCAATATTTGACCTTGCAACTGTTGATACTGTTATTGCAAAGTCATCGCCAAATCCAACTGGCTCGGCTAGCCAGCATGTTTCCTCAACCGATTCATTACAGCAGTCGCATCCGCAACTTGCAGCGGTTCTTAGTCCTACCCCAGTTGAGTGTACGTCTGTTATGGTTTCCCATTCTTAAGCACTGGCTTTCAGAAGAATTCAAGACAGGCCATGGCAATCGAGCCTATCGCCGAGCCCGCCTCAAACGCACCGTTAATGGCTATGTGGTGATGGCCGTTGACCGCACCGGGGTAAACATGCCTTGCCTGTGTACTGGGAACCCTTGCCTAAATCAGGCAGTAGTAGTCTCAAACAGCAACTCCGTTTGTTGAAAACGGCTCTAAAAATCTTCAAACCCTATCCAGTTGTGGTACTAGCAGACCGAGAATTCCACAGTCCTAAACTGGCTCTGTGGTTGAGCCAACGACAGGTTGAGTTTGTGCTCAGGCAAAAAAAGAGTGCTTATGTTCAACTCCAGGGTGAAGTGGACTATCAACCCCTCAAACAGAGGGGATTTGCCCCAGGCCAGAAAGGGTTCCTTCGCGATGTCTATTGGGGAAAGCGAGACCAGTTGGGACCGTTTAACCTCGCGTTTTACTGGAAGCGACAGTATCGAGGCAAGGGGGGAAAAGATCCTTGGTTTATCATGACGAGTTTACCGACACTGGAGCAGGCTCTCTCGCTTTACGCTTGCCGATGGGGAATAGAGATGATGTTCAAAGACTGCAAGAGTGGGGGATACAATCTCGAACGAACGAAAGTCAATGATGCTCGTTTCCTTGCTTTGGTACTGGTGATGGCGATGGCCTATTGTTTAGCAACAGTCGCTGGCTATGGTTTGAAAAAATTGAAAGTCAACCACTATGTTGCTCGGCTCAATGAGCACTCTCGGCGGCGGCCTCGACACAGTGATTTTGGCACGGCGTTGTTTGGACATTTATGGTGTTGTGGCATGGAAATTTGGACCTCATTCGCCACTGAATTAATGCAACTGATACCCCATAAACGACTCAATTATCAGAGGGGCATGAGGGCGCTATCACTGATTCAGACTATGTTGTAAAACCCTTGTCATCCCCAAAGCGA includes:
- a CDS encoding FtsX-like permease family protein, with the translated sequence MVSIARKNLFQDLPRFIVAQAGIMFSVGLVTIQIGILNGFTRSSTVLIENSDADIWVTSEELRHLALTLPLEYKQLAEAKEVEGVDRAEPLIAQSTVWRDKSNQIAPIRIIGFNPEDTLFRPRTLLEGTLKDIQQPYKIFVDQADLKLLDVSAVGDRAEIGSYEGEIKGITTGTRSIVASPYIFTSLPNATAYLNSPIAKPDETPPDPPDLTDQNRITYILVKAKSGENLSALKDRLEEALPGTKAFTQTELTELTQTYWQQSTGVGYILGLGAVVGIVVGTVVVGQILYSSVTDHLREFGTMKAMGSSDWYIYRVILEQALWMAVLGYLPGMGLCVGLGAWTIQAQAIQILISPATAAGVFVVTVAMCSGAAIFAIQKVTRLDPALVFKS
- a CDS encoding ABC transporter ATP-binding protein, with the translated sequence MQLAFRQRPQPMTLMPSTPDTAGDLATPAIQAKGIEMAFQVGDQQFKVLKGIDLEIKTGDVELLMGPSGSGKTTLLSILGGILTPTSGQVSLLGQSITGLPRHKLSKFRLQNIGFIFQGFNLFPALTAAENIEATLNLKGIRGRAAKKQSIKLLRQVGLADKTRSLPRDLSGGQKQRVAIARALAGNPKLILADEPTAALDSQRGHTIMELLRKLAKEEGCTVLMVTHDPRIMDIADRVVYVEDGLITPKPANLSFAHDP
- a CDS encoding HNH endonuclease, with translation MPISDETKRAVREQAKYLCEYCHSSERLSASRFTIDHITPKSLSGSDDLENLALACRRCNERRYNFVASIDPESQATVPIFNPRLQKWDEHFTWVDQGMLIKGMTAVGRATCVRLDLNDTRYPEKDSIRETRRFWTKTGFHSP
- a CDS encoding transposase; the encoded protein is MSGSTQIYRQLFSFLRQHSHYRDLRHLMTLGWMVSALICSERLCLSAWESYVPCRAKKAQSVERRWQRFLCNPLIDVHKLYVPLVLLALKNWRTHRLYLAMDTTVLWNEYCMIHVSVVCCGRAVPLLWKVLEHKSAAVAFEEYQPLLRQARWLLRQHPDVMLLADRGFANHQLMSWLQQSRWHYCLRIPCDVLLHGPRQCPREVRRLWPSKGEALLYRNVGLWDDGLYRCNLVLANIRGVKEPWAVITDESPSLQTLWQYALRFRVEELFLDSKSGVFELEESKIRCADALERLYLIAAVALLYSTAQGMAVHIKGLRQQVDPHWHRGISYLKIGLRWLKGVVHKGRELLMPVPLFTKDPQPCFASKKAQKKHYNKIWFSRIRSLQCKAL